In the Bacteroidales bacterium genome, one interval contains:
- a CDS encoding DUF3788 domain-containing protein — protein MALSIFDDKSAPPDEKMLEKALLKSMGWWNEIKDFVISNYPNAVEEWKHSGKNWGWGFRLKDKKRVIIYLTPQDKYFLFAMVFGEKATLEVLKSKVSEEIKKTLSEARVYVEGRGIRMEVNSSKIISDIKNLILIKLTS, from the coding sequence ATGGCATTAAGTATTTTTGACGATAAATCAGCACCCCCAGATGAAAAAATGCTTGAGAAAGCATTGCTAAAATCCATGGGATGGTGGAATGAAATCAAAGATTTTGTTATCAGTAATTACCCAAATGCTGTTGAAGAATGGAAGCATAGCGGTAAAAACTGGGGATGGGGTTTTCGCCTGAAGGATAAAAAACGTGTCATCATATACCTGACTCCACAGGATAAATATTTTCTGTTCGCCATGGTGTTTGGAGAAAAAGCCACTCTGGAGGTGCTGAAAAGCAAGGTGTCGGAAGAAATAAAAAAGACACTGAGCGAGGCCCGTGTTTATGTTGAAGGCAGGGGAATAAGAATGGAAGTGAATTCTTCTAAAATAATCAGTGATATAAAAAACCTGATTCTTATCAAGCTAACGAGTTGA